A region from the Granulicella arctica genome encodes:
- a CDS encoding DUF4917 family protein yields the protein MPVITFEQALAKTIDVKRHLLIGNGFSMDLFPHCFSYGSLLESTDFTAHPEARQAFDLLGTTDFEMV from the coding sequence ATGCCGGTCATCACTTTCGAACAAGCGCTAGCAAAAACCATTGATGTGAAGCGGCATCTCCTAATCGGAAACGGGTTCAGTATGGACCTATTTCCGCATTGCTTTAGCTATGGTTCCTTGCTCGAATCCACCGACTTCACAGCTCATCCAGAGGCTCGCCAAGCCTTTGACCTGCTTGGTACCACAGATTTTGAAATGGTC